In Chloroflexota bacterium, a single window of DNA contains:
- a CDS encoding DeoR/GlpR transcriptional regulator: MDKTLLGKMRLESTKMIAEQRLQRINEQLRVQHAVSISSLSEMLGVSEMTVRRDLIRLEKMGLCQRTHGGAVSVHGMLTRDIHYSQREQLHVAEKVAIGRTAAEMVQEGETIVIDAGTTTAQLAAALKNRRNITVITNSLRVLDQLCDSPGITLISTGGTVAPAMDGEFGHGDHFLIGPLAEEMLRRFRPNKAFMGTTGITIADGLSNSLIEQAVLKRLMMELSAEVILLADHSKFGRVAPSIAGPVTLLHRVITDTGISPEMKNALEELGIEVITVRPATDTFSLPGAIELPDIVHT, from the coding sequence TTGGACAAAACACTGCTGGGAAAGATGCGCTTGGAGAGCACGAAAATGATTGCCGAGCAGCGCTTACAACGGATCAATGAACAATTGCGCGTTCAGCACGCTGTATCCATCAGCAGCCTGAGCGAAATGCTGGGCGTTTCGGAGATGACGGTGCGCCGTGATTTGATCCGCCTGGAGAAGATGGGACTCTGCCAGCGGACACATGGCGGGGCGGTCAGCGTGCATGGCATGCTGACGCGGGATATCCACTATAGCCAGCGCGAACAATTGCATGTGGCGGAGAAGGTGGCCATTGGACGCACCGCGGCAGAAATGGTGCAGGAGGGTGAGACGATCGTCATTGATGCCGGAACGACTACAGCGCAACTTGCTGCAGCCCTGAAAAATAGGCGCAATATCACCGTGATCACCAACTCGCTGCGTGTTTTAGATCAATTGTGCGATTCGCCTGGCATTACGCTTATCTCTACCGGCGGTACAGTTGCGCCGGCCATGGATGGCGAGTTTGGTCATGGAGATCATTTTCTGATTGGGCCCCTGGCGGAAGAAATGCTGCGCCGTTTTCGCCCCAACAAGGCTTTTATGGGCACAACGGGAATCACGATAGCGGATGGTTTGTCCAACAGCCTAATCGAACAGGCGGTGTTGAAGCGCTTGATGATGGAATTGTCTGCAGAGGTAATCCTCCTTGCCGATCACAGCAAATTTGGACGTGTAGCACCATCTATTGCTGGTCCCGTGACCCTATTGCACCGAGTCATTACGGATACAGGGATCTCGCCCGAGATGAAAAATGCCTTGGAGGAACTTGGCATTGAGGTGATCACGGTAAGGCCGGCTACTGATACCTTTTCGCTACCAGGGGCGATTGAACTGCCGGACATTGTTCATACGTAA
- a CDS encoding DeoR/GlpR transcriptional regulator, with product MELSTEVRRAQIVQWANVEGWVSVTELADHFHISEVSIRRDLEELEKQGFLKRVRGGALPVTSHYRDDVYAQRAASNVEQKRRIARAAATLIQPNDRIILDSGSTVAELARLIPILVPLGQHLRIITGSLPVVEALTPYPQIQLLVLGGIYLHQYRTVVGPQTLASLQGLHVDKMFLGSDGLTLETGTTTANVLEAEVTQAMARAADTVIVLADSSKINQQGFTTVMPLQDIDILITDTDAPADFVTKIQALGVDVRLV from the coding sequence ATGGAGCTTTCTACTGAGGTTCGTAGAGCACAGATCGTCCAATGGGCCAATGTCGAGGGCTGGGTCAGTGTCACCGAACTAGCCGATCATTTCCATATTTCAGAAGTTTCCATTCGCCGCGACCTGGAGGAGCTGGAGAAACAGGGCTTTTTGAAGCGTGTGCGCGGCGGTGCACTGCCCGTTACCAGCCATTACCGGGACGACGTCTATGCACAGCGTGCCGCCAGCAATGTGGAACAAAAGCGCCGCATTGCCCGTGCTGCTGCTACGCTCATCCAGCCCAACGATCGCATCATCCTCGACTCTGGTTCCACTGTCGCTGAATTAGCCCGGCTCATCCCCATCCTAGTCCCCCTTGGTCAACATCTCCGCATCATCACCGGCTCATTGCCGGTTGTCGAAGCCTTGACGCCCTACCCGCAAATTCAGTTGCTCGTTCTCGGTGGAATCTATCTGCACCAATACCGTACGGTTGTCGGTCCCCAAACCCTAGCCAGTCTGCAGGGACTGCATGTGGACAAAATGTTCCTCGGTTCAGATGGGCTGACCTTGGAGACGGGAACTACCACCGCCAATGTCCTGGAAGCAGAGGTAACTCAGGCCATGGCCCGCGCTGCGGATACCGTCATTGTGCTCGCTGACTCTTCCAAAATCAACCAACAAGGTTTCACTACCGTCATGCCATTGCAGGATATAGACATCCTGATTACGGATACTGATGCGCCAGCGGACTTTGTCACAAAGATACAGGCGCTGGGCGTAGATGTACGCCTGGTTTGA
- a CDS encoding amidohydrolase: MLINDEYYQRVDLKVYQEIIFPLLGAQILDFHAHVWDKPPPSGELAQYPEYNRNPYTVEDLLTAGALMFPRQTYHAVLFGAPDPYGYDCNDYVVEKSRQYEHLYPLYIPDMRATEEQIRETVRKNGYYGFKPYWNLVTWKPRQDDVTVMDMLPEPYMRVANDWGLIIMLHIPGSQRLASEHNIRDIQTLAQQYPNAKIVIAHIGRSYDVRFIKGKIERICHLPNVYFDTSFVMDSLVYKIFFDHVDPTKVMYGTDLPISEVRGKRVWINNSWVDVSRNKLSWTASRDPAHPIEATFMTYEMIRAMREGAEEAGLSTEDLRPIFFENGMRLIADVQARLKHLWSK; the protein is encoded by the coding sequence TTGCTCATCAACGATGAATATTACCAGCGCGTTGACTTGAAAGTTTATCAGGAAATCATCTTCCCGCTTTTAGGCGCTCAGATCTTGGATTTTCACGCTCATGTATGGGATAAACCACCCCCAAGTGGCGAATTGGCCCAATACCCCGAGTACAACCGAAACCCTTATACCGTTGAGGATTTACTTACAGCCGGCGCATTGATGTTCCCGCGACAAACGTATCACGCCGTATTATTCGGTGCCCCTGATCCTTATGGCTATGACTGCAACGATTACGTCGTAGAGAAAAGCCGTCAGTACGAGCACCTCTATCCCCTGTACATCCCGGACATGCGCGCCACAGAGGAACAAATACGCGAGACAGTGCGTAAAAACGGCTATTATGGCTTCAAGCCCTACTGGAATTTGGTGACGTGGAAACCACGTCAAGACGATGTAACAGTCATGGACATGCTACCAGAACCCTATATGCGCGTCGCCAACGACTGGGGACTGATCATTATGTTGCACATCCCAGGCAGCCAGCGTCTGGCGTCTGAGCACAACATTAGAGATATCCAGACCCTCGCACAGCAATACCCTAACGCCAAGATTGTCATCGCTCATATCGGACGTTCCTATGACGTGCGCTTCATCAAGGGCAAAATCGAGCGCATTTGCCACCTACCCAATGTCTACTTCGACACGAGTTTTGTCATGGACTCGCTGGTCTACAAAATCTTTTTCGACCACGTTGACCCGACTAAGGTGATGTATGGCACTGACTTGCCCATCTCCGAAGTGCGTGGCAAACGCGTTTGGATCAACAACTCTTGGGTGGATGTCTCGCGCAATAAACTGAGCTGGACCGCTTCGCGCGACCCAGCGCACCCGATTGAGGCTACCTTCATGACTTATGAAATGATCCGTGCCATGCGCGAAGGGGCGGAAGAGGCAGGGCTTTCTACCGAGGACCTGCGTCCAATCTTCTTCGAAAATGGCATGCGTTTGATTGCCGATGTACAGGCTAGGCTGAAGCACTTGTGGTCGAAATGA
- a CDS encoding sugar ABC transporter ATP-binding protein, with protein MMEKGFNLTDIVLRLENLTKRFPGVTALDRVSMEVQRGEVHAVIGENGAGKSTLMRILAGAETPNEGRIIFEGQEAHFHNPLDAQRAGIAIVYQELSVFPNLSIAENIFANRQPCTVDGYISRRLMRDKSCELMDIFELEFEPDVLVRNLNMADRQMVEILRAISLNPKLLILDEPTSSLTMSEAEHLFQLIERLRERGITVMYVSHQLGEVLRLGDRISVLRDGTYVGTVTRSEATEEKLVHMMVGRAVDLYKNYGIRVAHPQPTLRVRGLTSEGVFSDINFDLYEGEILGFAGLVGSGRTDVAQALFGLQPITSGEIELLGKPYIPREPRDAVARGLAYVPEDRKTVGLFLEMTLTDNIIAPQLDRFTRMGLLDDRSARQTTEQYIEQVGIVARGPKQRAMTLSGGNQQKLLLAMWLASKPKVLIVDEPTRGIDVGAKVEIHDMLRRLADEGMSIMLISSELPEILTMSDRIAVMREGKLEAIIPRQEATQEYIMAIASGVVAGENNQ; from the coding sequence ATGATGGAGAAAGGATTCAACTTGACAGACATTGTGCTAAGACTAGAAAACCTAACGAAACGTTTCCCAGGTGTAACAGCTCTGGATCGTGTCTCGATGGAGGTACAACGCGGCGAGGTCCATGCTGTGATTGGCGAGAATGGCGCGGGCAAAAGCACATTGATGCGCATACTGGCTGGAGCAGAAACGCCCAACGAGGGACGCATTATCTTCGAGGGCCAAGAAGCACACTTCCACAACCCCCTTGATGCTCAACGTGCCGGAATCGCCATCGTCTATCAGGAATTGAGCGTTTTCCCCAATCTGAGCATAGCCGAGAACATTTTTGCCAATCGTCAGCCATGCACGGTAGATGGATACATATCACGCCGCCTGATGCGCGACAAGTCCTGTGAACTGATGGACATCTTCGAACTAGAGTTCGAGCCCGATGTATTGGTACGCAATCTGAACATGGCTGATCGACAAATGGTGGAAATCTTGCGCGCCATCTCGCTCAATCCCAAACTGCTCATCCTCGATGAGCCTACTTCTTCTTTGACCATGTCCGAAGCAGAGCACCTCTTTCAGTTGATCGAGCGGTTACGCGAACGGGGCATTACCGTCATGTACGTTTCGCACCAACTTGGTGAAGTACTGCGCCTGGGCGACCGCATCAGTGTTCTGCGCGATGGCACTTATGTCGGCACGGTGACGCGCTCAGAGGCAACCGAGGAAAAACTGGTGCATATGATGGTAGGAAGAGCGGTAGACCTATACAAAAACTATGGAATTCGTGTCGCACACCCCCAGCCCACCCTCCGCGTGAGGGGGCTAACATCGGAAGGGGTCTTTTCCGACATCAATTTTGACTTGTATGAAGGCGAGATCCTGGGCTTTGCTGGGCTAGTCGGATCTGGACGCACTGATGTCGCACAAGCATTGTTTGGCCTGCAACCTATCACTTCGGGAGAGATAGAACTTCTGGGCAAGCCCTATATCCCACGCGAACCTCGTGATGCCGTTGCCAGAGGGCTAGCCTATGTCCCCGAAGATCGCAAGACTGTGGGGCTTTTCCTAGAGATGACTCTCACTGACAATATCATTGCCCCGCAACTGGATCGCTTCACACGTATGGGCTTGCTAGATGACCGTTCCGCTCGCCAAACCACAGAGCAGTACATCGAACAAGTAGGCATTGTGGCTCGTGGACCCAAGCAGCGTGCTATGACGCTCAGCGGCGGCAACCAGCAAAAGTTGCTGCTTGCGATGTGGTTGGCTTCGAAACCCAAAGTGCTGATTGTGGATGAGCCAACACGCGGTATTGATGTCGGCGCTAAAGTCGAGATACATGATATGTTGCGCCGCCTGGCTGATGAGGGCATGAGCATTATGCTCATCTCCTCTGAACTGCCCGAGATCTTGACCATGAGCGATCGCATTGCGGTTATGCGCGAAGGAAAACTGGAAGCAATTATCCCGCGGCAGGAGGCAACTCAGGAATACATCATGGCCATTGCCTCAGGCGTCGTAGCAGGAGAAAACAACCAATGA